In one window of Drosophila ananassae strain 14024-0371.13 chromosome XR, ASM1763931v2, whole genome shotgun sequence DNA:
- the LOC6501822 gene encoding zinc finger SWIM domain-containing protein 8 homolog isoform X1 — protein sequence MDRFSFDDSIRFEEDSLCSWSSEPESLCNNWRGWKKPSNAAGSGAGSASGGGGPGGLGGANGLGIGGAGGGPPYGSTGGSGVPGSGPNGSCTPGGVGGANGSSSAMSSVSACGRYCEVSTLAELAARCVASYIPFELVEHVYPPVPEQLQLRIAFWSFPDNEEDIRLYSCLANSSADEFNRGDQLFRMRAVKDPLQIGFHLSASVVNQTPRVYFNVAVTFDRRRISSCNCTCTSSAYWCSHVVAVCLHRIHCPQEVCLRAPVSESLTRLQRDQLQKFAQYLISELPQQILPTAQRLLDELLSAQPTAINTVCGAPDPTAGASINDQTSWYLDEKTLHNNIKRILIKFCLPAPIVFSDVNYLTNSAPPAAAEWSSLLRPLRGREPEGMWNLLSIVREMYRRCDRNAVRLLEIITEECMSCDQILTWWFQTKLTLMMGSHGHSGGKHSNTHSNSTALQHACSSLCDEIVALWRLAALNPGLAPDERDMLHAQFTAWHLKILDRVVKSRMMPPSYTNKHQQNSRSETELFIGFKPAIEACYLDWEDYPIPGVTHTHDTNPIYYSPFTCFKHTDLNNPGQLNATQALMKNNKHYNYFSSSSDHGLLAGAFNQRMERPFLVSRYLLGGGDMDPMGPLPAGANGGAASMGRQFSVAVLGAGGQQMGGSGVAVGGGGGGAASGDMNPSQKQQQQKGPGGSSVGHSKGVGAGVAAPGDGNRSSASSEGFCENDDFGGDTSSSHNYCLPGQPNVPGQKSALTESDSQSSFDAVSQQSKDDPPVGGQEQAGCSTSDTSSASSASLSASTASGSSNSSTSSMLMAGQEAVGGVSGGQQAPRRLSKDESFSSSSDEFNQAASGVGRSGPGGAGAGAGVGGVGAEAGGASSPSGPAEGGSGSTAGGDLTPVPSTSAAARAALAASSGATTAPTPHAAEGLAGLGAVVDQPSTSSVAAQRAAAHQNAVASNKPHVFSNVRPTEDAWDILLARAEGLHAHGHGREACILAVRLAEQMLANPPNLLLELPPAPKRKGKKQNVNPISHQLTVVASATLSKCAFLCTVLSENSEHYHIGFRICLFALEMPRPPASTKPLEVKLANQEADILALLKRLPLGSAELQVIRERAEQLRSGTFKTRGEALLPINLATFIFDALVTFSSAGGSSNVNLGAGGSGAASSGAGKSGLVASGARLLMYKQHNDENLGFDAAVAALGLKANVSEAEHPLLCEGTRRQRGDLALTLLYHYKDEPRKIAKIMEKLLDRDIHTLLKAPLLPAYYSSNPPVRTPSNQPMRREDHEYGGGGCASSGCNPMANLCELLPTDYGSVGGNSRPHSSTSAELELSMCALSMASSQSGMVPTAGTAGGGTTTASSASTSGNSSGTAGGNGSNGGGGAGGGAGGNGGGGNGGAGGTGGGSTSSSRSKESRYKGKRAYPSIPNQPSEASAHFMFELAKNVLTKAGGNSSTSLFTQASTNQNHHGPHRALHMCAFQLGLYALGLHNCVSPNWLSRTYSSHVSWILGQAMEIGAPAISFLIDTWEAHLTPPEAAGMADRASRGWDNNMVYPAAELALSVLPHAAALNPNEIQRAILQCKEQSDLMLERACLTVETAAKGGGVYPEVLFQVARYWYELHMRNTPNNSDHEPHDDGLDHSAVSLSALIESQQQHELQQQVVQQQQQQQQQQQQQQQVVQQQQQQQQQVVQQQQQMGLGNPVGVPGGGGVGGGPPVAVPPSVGNPQAQFQLAPIGLAPYPPYSFCQGLYAHHAHNLSYPPGQMQMYISAGPPPPSQAYAGYQQAPPPQQQPPNPQQQQQVQQVQQQQQQQVQVQVQQQQQQVVQQQVPMAGQAPPGHPGQPPAGFQPQPPPPGPFQKMSSYFQALPPQAYQALQAGPPGPPMGPPGYYGPPPPPPPNGPPVGVGVGVGVGVMPMRQHHNQHQHPVYSFMQQAPPPPPQQQQQAPPSQPPVRQRQPHQFTQTQLRYLLAAYNVGMLAMETLARRVHDDRPQAKYARNPPYGEDVKWLLRISKKLGTQYLHQFCICAVNSIVSPFVLHDVAIESAHYLGRNNHQLVMQHLRSALTPLVQKCQQMYIQCIHQKLYHLTQGDYEEFASIVVAARAAFQITPEGSAQFKDWLQSIKRSKSCKKELWTQINAALQSNSK from the exons ATGGATCGCTTCAGCTTCGATGACTCCATACGCTTCGAGGAGGACTCACTGTGCAGCTGGAGTTCCGAGCCGGAATCGCTGTGCAACAACTGGCGCGGCTGGAAGAAGCCCAGCAACGCTGCGGGCAGCGGGGCAGGCAGTGCCTCCGGCGGCGGCGGTCCCGGCGGCCTAGGTGGCGCCAACGGCCTGGGCATTGGCGGTGCCGGCGGTGGTCCACCCTACGGTTCAACGGGCGGCAGCGGTGTCCCCGGATCCGGACCTAATGGCTCATGCACCCCGGGCGGTGTGGGCGGCGCCAATGGCAGTTCGTCGGCAATGTCCTCGGTATCCGCCTGCGGTCGATATTGTG AAGTTTCCACATTGGCAGAACTGGCTGCCCGATGTGTGGCCTCGTACATACCGTTCGAGCTGGTGGAGCATGTGTATCCACCGGTGCCggagcagctgcagctgcgcaTCGCCTTCTGGAGCTTCCCGGACAACGAGGAGGACATACGGCTGTACTCCTGCCTGGCCAACAGCTCGGCGGATGAGTTCAATCGCGGCGACCAGCTGTTCAGGATGCGGGCCGTCAAGGATCCATTGCAGATAG GCTTTCATCTTTCGGCCAGCGTGGTCAACCAGACGCCGAGGGTCTACTTCAACGTGGCCGTCACCTTCGATCGGCGACGCATCTCCTCCTGCAACTGCACCTGCACCTCCTCCGCCTACTGGTGCTCCCACGTGGTGGCCGTCTGTCTGCATCGCATCCATTGC CCCCAGGAAGTGTGCCTGCGGGCTCCCGTCTCAGAGTCCCTGACGCGCCTCCAACGCGACCAGTTGCAGAAGTTCGCCCAATATCTCATCAGCGAGCTGCCCCAACAGATTCTGCCCACGGCCCAGCGCCTCCTGGACGAGCTCCTTAGCGCCCAGCCGACGGCCATCAATACGGTGTGCGGTGCTCCAGATCCCACTGCTGGGGCCTCGATCAACGACCAGACCAGCTGGTATCTGGACGAGAAGACGCTGCACAACAACATCAAGCGGATCCTCATCAAGTTCTGCTTGCCGGCGCCGATAGTCTTCAG CGATGTCAACTATCTGACGAACTCGGCTCCTCCGGCGGCGGCGGAGTGGAGCTCCCTGCTGCGGCCACTGCGAGGTCGCGAACCGGAGGGCATGTGGAATCTGCTGTCGATTGTACGGGAAATGTACAGGCGGTGCGACCGGAATGCTGTCCGGCTGCTGGAGATCATAACGGAGGAGTGCATGTCCTGCGACCAGATACTGACCTGGTGGTTCCAGACCAAGCTGACCCTCATGATGGGCTCCCACGGCCACTCCGGCGGCAAGCACTCGAACACCCACTCCAACTCCACGGCCCTGCAGCACGCATGCAGTTCGCTGTGCGACGAGATCGTGGCCCTGTGGCGACTGGCCGCCCTCAATCCCGGACTGGCGCCGGACGAAAGGGACATGCTGCACGCCCAGTTCACCGCCTGGCATCTGAAGATCCTCGACCGGGTGGTCAAGAGCCGGATGATGCCGCCCTCGTACACCAACAAGCACCAGCAGAACTCTCGCTCCGAAACGGAACTCTTCATTGGATTTAAGCCGGCCATTGAGGCGTGCTATCTGGACTGGGAGGACTACCCCATACCGGGAGTGACGCACACCCACGACACCAATCCCATTTACTACTCGCCGTTCACCTGCTTCAAGCACACGGATCTCAACAATCCCGGCCAGCTGAACGCCACCCAGGCGCTCATGAAGAACAACAAGCACTACAACTACTTCAGCTCCTCCAGCGACCATGGCCTCCTTGCCGGCGCCTTCAACCAGCGCATGGAGCGACCGTTCCTGGTGTCGCGCTACCTTCTCGGTGGCGGGGACATGGACCCGATGGGCCCCCTGCCCGCCGGCGCCAACGGCGGCGCCGCTTCCATGGGCAGGCAGTTCTCGGTGGCCGTGCTCGGGGCTGGTGGTCAGCAGATGGGCGGCAGCGGTGTGGCTGTgggcggtggcggcggaggAGCCGCATCCGGAGACATGAATCCCTcccagaagcagcaacagcagaagGGGCCCGGCGGCAGCTCCGTGGGCCATTCCAAGGGAGTGGGAGCAGGGGTGGCCGCGCCCGGCGACGGCAACAGGTCGAGCGCCAGCAGCGAGGGCTTCTGCGAGAACGACGACTTCGGCGGCGacaccagcagcagccacaacTACTGCCTGCCCGGCCAGCCCAATGTGCCCGGCCAGAAGTCGGCCCTCACCGAGTCCGACTCGCAGAGCAGTTTCGACGCCGTCTCCCAGCAGAGCAAGGACGACCCGCCCGTGGGCGGCCAGGAGCAGGCCGGCTGCTCCACCTCCGACACCTCGTCGGCCTCGTCCGCCTCCCTGTCGGCCTCGACGGCATCGGGCAGCTCCAACAGCTCCACCTCCTCCATGCTGATGGCCGGCCAGGAGGCGGTAGGCGGAGTGTCGGGCGGCCAACAGGCGCCGCGTCGACTCAGCAAGGACGAATCCTTCAGCAGTAGCAGCGATGAGTTCAACCAGGCAGCCAGTGGAGTGGGCAGATCCGGGCCAGGTGGAGCAGGAGCGGGAGCAGGCGTCGGTGGAGTCGGAGCAGAAGCGGGCGGAGCAAGTTCCCCCTCAGGCCCAGCAGAGGGAGGCTCTGGCTCCACAGCTGGCGGAGATCTGACGCCCGTGCCGAGCACCTCGGCGGCAGCCAGAGCCGCTTTGGCCGCCAGTTCGGGTGCCACCACGGCACCGACGCCCCACGCCGCTGAGGGCTTGGCCGGATTGGGAGCAGTCGTGGATCAGCCCAGCACTTCGTCCGTGGCCGCCCAGAGAGCGGCGGCTCACCAGAATGCCGTGGCCTCGAACAAGCCGCACGTCTTCTCCAACGTGCGTCCCACGGAGGACGCCTGGGACATACTCCTGGCCCGCGCCGAGGGTCTGCACGCCCACGGACACGGGCGGGAGGCCTGCATCCTAGCCGTTCGCCTGGCGGAGCAGATGCTGGCCAATCCGCCCAACCTGCTGCTGGAACTGCCGCCGGCACCGAAGCGCAAGGGCAAGAAGCAGAACGTGAATCCCATCTCGCACCAGCTGACAGTGGTGGCCTCCGCCACGCTGAGCAAGTGCGCCTTCCTGTGCACGGTGCTGTCGGAGAACTCGGAGCACTATCACATCGGCTTCCGGATATGCCTGTTCGCGCTGGAGATGCCGCGTCCGCCGGCCAGCACCAAGCCGCTGGAGGTGAAGCTGGCCAACCAGGAGGCGGACATACTGGCGCTGCTCAAGCGCCTCCCGCTCGGCTCGGCGGAGCTGCAGGTGATCCGCGAGAGGGCGGAACAGTTGCGCAGCGGAACCTTCAAGACACGCGGCGAGGCCCTGCTGCCCATCAACCTGGCCACGTTCATATTCGACGCCCTGGTCACCTTCAGCTCGGCCGGCGGTTCCTCCAACGTCAACCTGGGAGCCGGTGGATCCGGAGCGGCATCTAGCGGAGCCGGCAAGTCTGGCCTGGTCGCGTCCGGAGCTCGGTTGCTGATGTACAAGCAGCACAACGACGAGAATCTCGGCTTCGATGCCGCAGTGGCTGCTCTGGGCCTGAAGGCGAACGTCTCCGAGGCGGAGCATCCGCTGCTCTGCGAGGGAACGCGGCGGCAGCGCGGCGATCTCGCCCTGACGCTGCTTTACCACTACAAGGACGAGCCGCGGAAGATAGCCAAGATCATGGAGAAGCTGCTGGACAGGGACATACACACGCTGCTGAAGGCGCCGCTCCTGCCGGCCTACTACTCCAGCAATCCGCCGGTGCGGACGCCCAGCAACCAGCCGATGCGGCGCGAGGATCACGAGTACGGCGGCGGAGGATGTGCCTCGTCCGGGTGCAACCCGATGGCCAATCTGTGCGAGCTCCTGCCCACGGACTACGGCAGCGTCGGCGGCAACAGTCGGCCGCACAGCTCCACCAGCGCCGAGCTGGAGCTGAGCATGTGCGCCCTGAGCATGGCCAGCAGCCAGTCGGGCATGGTGCCGACGGCTGGCACGGCAGGTGGCGGGACGACGACCGCCAGCTCTGCCAGCACAAGCGGCAATTCGAGTGGCACGGCCGGCGGAAACGGCAGCAACGGTGGCGGAGGAGCTGGCGGCGGCGCTGGCGGAAACGGTGGCGGCGGCAATGGTGGTGCCGGCGGAACTGGCGGCGgaagcaccagcagcagccgcagcaagGAGAGCCGCTACAAGGGCAAGCGGGCGTATCCCTCGATACCCAACCAGCCGTCGGAGGCCAGCGCCCACTTCATGTTCGAGCTGGCCAAGAATGTGCTGACCAAGGCGGGCGGCAACAGCTCCACCTCGCTCTTCACCCAGGCCAGCACCAACCAGAACCACCATGGACCCCACCGCGCCCTCCACATGTGCGCCTTCCAGCTGGGACTGTACGCCCTCGGCCTCCACAACTGCGTCAGTCCGAACTGGCTGTCCCGGACGTACTCCTCGCACGTCTCTTGGATCCTCGGCCAGGCCATGGAGATTGGAGCGCCGGCCATCAGTTTCCTGATCGACACCTGGGAGGCGCATCTGACGCCGCCGGAAGCGGCCGGCATGGCGGATCGGGCCTCGCGTGGCTGGGACAACAACATGGTGTATCCGGCGGCAGAGCTGGCGCTCTCGGTGCTGCCACATGCGGCCGCCTTAAATCCCAACGAGATCCAGCGCGCCATACTGCAGTGCAAGGAGCAGAGCGATCTGATGCTGGAGCGCGCCTGCCTCACCGTGGAAACGGCCGCCAAGGGAGGCGGCGTCTATCCGGAGGTGCTGTTCCAGGTGGCGCGCTACTGGTACGAGCTCCACATGCGCAACACCCCCAACAACAGCGACCACGAGCCCCACGACGACGGCCTGGACCACTCGGCCGTCAGTCTGAGTGCGCTGATCGagtcgcagcagcagcacgaGCTGCAGCAACAGGttgtgcagcagcagcagcaacagcagcagcagcaacaacagcagcagcaggtggtgcagcagcagcaacagcagcagcagcaggtggtgcagcaacagcagcaaatGGGTCTGGGCAATCCGGTGGGAGTGCCCGGTGGCGGGGGCGTCGGAGGAGGTCCGCCAGTGGCAGTGCCCCCCTCGGTGGGCAATCCCCAGGCCCAGTTCCAGCTGGCGCCCATCGGACTGGCCCCGTATCCGCCCTACAGCTTCTGCCAGGGCCTGTACGCCCATCATGCGCACAATCTCAGCTATCCGCCCGGCCAGATGCAGATGTACATCTCGGCGGGCCCGCCGCCACCCTCCCAGGCCTACGCCGGCTACCAGCAGGCACCCCCGCCGCAGCAACAGCCACCGAATccccagcaacagcagcaggtgCAGCAagtccagcagcagcaacagcagcaggttCAGGTCcaggtgcagcagcagcaacagcaggtTGTCCAGCAGCAGGTTCCGATGGCCGGACAGGCGCCACCGGGGCATCCGGGTCAGCCGCCCGCCGGCTTCCAGCCGCAACCGCCGCCACCAGGTCCCTTCCAG AAAATGTCATCGTATTTCCAGGCACTGCCGCCCCAGGCCTATCAGGCACTACAGGCCGGTCCTCCGGGGCCGCCGATGGGTCCGCCCGGCTACTACGgtccgccgccgccaccaccgccCAATGGTCCGCCCGTAGGCGTGGGCGTTGGAGTCGGCGTGGGAGTGATGCCCATGCGCCAGCACCAcaatcagcatcagcatcccGTCTACTCGTTCATGCAACAGGCCCCGCCCCCaccgccgcagcagcagcagcaggcgccGCCCTCCCAGCCGCCGGTGCGACAGCGACAGCCGCATCAGTTCAC GCAAACCCAGCTGCGCTATCTGCTGGCCGCCTACAACGTGGGCATGCTGGCCATGGAGACCCTGGCCCGGAGAGTGCACGACGATCGGCCGCAGGCCAAGTACGCCCGGAACCCGCCGTACGGCGAGGATGTCAAATGGCTGCTCAGGATCAGCAAGAAGCTCGGAACGCAGTACCTCCACCAGTTCTGCATCTGTGCCGTCAACTCGATCGTCAGCCCGTTCGTCCTGCACGACGTGGCCATCGAATCGGCCCACTACCTGGGCAGGAACAACCACCAGCTGGTGATGCAGCACCTGCGATCGGCCCTGACGCCGCTCGTCCAGAAGTGCCAGCAAAT GTACATCCAGTGCATCCACCAGAAGCTGTACCACCTGACGCAGGGTGACTACGAGGAGTTCGCCAGCATTGTGGTGGCCGCTCGTGCCGCCTTCCAGATCACACCCGAGGGCAGTGCCCAGTTCAAGGACTGGCTGCAGTCCATCAAGCG TTCCAAGTCGTGCAAAAAGGAACTGTGGACGCAGATCAATGCGGCGCTACAGAGCAACTCCAAATGA